The Chlorocebus sabaeus isolate Y175 chromosome 16, mChlSab1.0.hap1, whole genome shotgun sequence genome window below encodes:
- the SRSF1 gene encoding serine/arginine-rich splicing factor 1, which translates to MSGGGVIRGPAGNNDCRIYVGNLPPDIRTKDIEDVFYKYGAIRDIDLKNRRGGPPFAFVEFEDPRDAEDAVYGRDGYDYDGYRLRVEFPRSGRGTGRGGGGGGGGGAPRGRYGPPSRRSENRVVVSGLPPSGSWQDLKDHMREAGDVCYADVYRDGTGVVEFVRKEDMTYAVRKLDNTKFRSHEGETAYIRVKVDGPRSPSYGRSRSRSRSRSRSRSRSNSRSRSYSPRRSRGSPRYSPRHSRSRSRT; encoded by the exons ATGTCGGGAGGTGGTGTGATTCGTGGCCCCGCAGGGAACAACGATTGCCGCATCTACGTGGGTAACTTACCTCCAGACATCCGAACCAAGGACATTGAGGACGTGTTCTACAAATACGGCGCTATCCGCGACATCGACCTCAAGAATCGCCGCGGGGGACCGCCCTTCGCCTTCGTTGAGTTCGAGGACCCGCG AGACGCGGAAGACGCGGTGTATGGTCGCGACGGCTATGATTACGATGGGTACCGTCTGCGGGTGGAGTTTCCTCGAAGCGGCCGTGGAACAGGCCGAGGCGGCGGCGGGGGTGGAGGTGGCGGAGCTCCCCGAGGTCGCTATGGCCCCCCATCCAGGCGGTCTGAAAACAGAGTGGTTGTCTCTG GACTGCCTCCAAGTGGAAGTTGGCAGGATTTAAAGGATCACATGCGTGAAGCAGGTGATGTATGTTATGCTGATGTTTACCGAGATGGCACTGGTGTCGTGGAGTTTGTACGGAAAGAAGATATGACCTATGCAGTTCGAAAACTGGATAACACTAAGTTTAGATCTCATGAG GGAGAAACTGCCTACATCCGGGTTAAAGTTGATGGGCCCAGAAGTCCAAGTTATGGAAGATCTCGATCTCGAAGCCGTAGTCGTAGCAGAAGCCGTAGCAGAAGCAACAGCAGGAGTCGCAGTTACTCCCCAAGGAGAAGCAGAGGATCACCACGCTATTCTCCCCGTCATAGCAGATCTCGCTCTCGTACATAA